A stretch of Arachis hypogaea cultivar Tifrunner chromosome 15, arahy.Tifrunner.gnm2.J5K5, whole genome shotgun sequence DNA encodes these proteins:
- the LOC112749456 gene encoding probable F-box protein At4g22165 yields MPELQNNIIRGSCHGWIITVSIDEGTIRMINPFTKVCFDLPPISTFPNVIDIHGDKCTYDFEEYVGTLDTVYMRTVNVSKVITNSAPNNDDFKAMAIYGNSKKLAFYFKPNSPRWIEFPTDHEEIMDVIFFQEKIYAKGFDFVLYEFDIKKNFAVVGVYEGTPPEELDCSISQYSYLVGCDDDGSLLMLVRYVLSLMPTDSRPNLETIKFEVYKLNEKVWSRIYNLGNYALLVGLNSSVQILASNCKGNTIYFTDNMDGIGPTDYVRGHDIGIFNLEDGSCERVLSDVSLFCPPIWILP; encoded by the coding sequence ATGCCAGAGCTGCAAAACAACATCATTCGTGGATCTTGTCATGGATGGATAATAACCGTATCAATAGATGAAGGCACCATCCGAATGATAAATCCATTTACAAAGGTTTGCTTCGATCTTCCTCCGATTTCAACTTTTCCCAATGTAATTGATATTCATGGCGACAAATGCACTTATGATTTTGAGGAGTATGTTGGCACTCTAGATACGGTTTACATGCGTACGGTCAATGTTTCGAAGGTTATTACGAATTCAGCACCTAACAATGATGATTTTAAGGCCATGGCCATATATGGAAATAGTAAAAAATTGGCCTTTTATTTTAAGCCCAATAGTCCGAGATGGATCGAGTTTCCAACAGATCATGAGGAAATTATGGATGTCATATTTTTCCAAGAGAAGATATATGCAAAGGGCTTTGACTTCGTACTATATGAATTTGATATAAAGAAAAATTTTGCAGTGGTCGGAGTTTATGAAGGGACACCTCCTGAAGAACTTGACTGCTCTATTTCCCAATATAGCTATTTGGTTGGTTGTGATGATGATGGAAGTTTATTGATGCTCGTAAGATATGTTCTTTCTCTGATGCCAACAGACTCTCGGCCCAATTTAGAGACTATCAAATTCGAGGTTTATAAATTGAATGAAAAAGTATGGTCAAGAATATATAATTTAGGGAATTACGCATTACTTGTTGGACTCAATTCTTCAGTTCAGATATTGGCaagcaattgcaaaggaaataccATCTATTTTACTGATAATATGGATGGAATAGGCCCAACAGATTATGTTCGGGGTCATGACATTGGCATTTTTAATTTAGAAGATGGTAGTTGTGAAAGAGTATTATCAGATGTTAGTCTTTTTTGTCCACCTATTTGGATATTACCCTAG